The proteins below come from a single Plodia interpunctella isolate USDA-ARS_2022_Savannah chromosome 21, ilPloInte3.2, whole genome shotgun sequence genomic window:
- the cin gene encoding gephyrin isoform X2 has translation MVKGVAIITVSDTCFKDNSKDASGPCLAELARELFPKANLHTIIIPDEKEIIEKELKYFCDSNLDLVLTTGGTGLSFRDVTPEATKAVIHREVPAIPIAITVESLKKTPMAMLSRSVCGVRDKTLIINFPGSKKAVIECFEVVRSVLPHAISLINNELAEVRTIHDSLQFGHSCPNLSSVDVSKVALRPRESPFPMLEMAEAWKIVDSVMSQWKERLEIIPIEDGVGRVVAQSLHAKEPMPPFPASMKDGYACMSMDGAGVRQVRSALGAGDAPTAPLLSGQCARVNTGAALPAGADCVVQVEDTRLVSATEDGQTELEVEMLVAPTPQQDVRPVGFDIPMGTVLANKGDVLDSALIGLLAGAGYQNVAVRAHPKVALLSTGNELQEPSESKLRPAHIRDSNRTMLKTLLREHGYDSIDCGIARDTPDALVAAVSEALRRADVLVCTGGVSMGERDLLKPVLLKDFGATLHFGRVRMKPGKPTTFATCQFEGKTKYIFALPGNPVSAYVCSLVFVVRALRVSAGRAAEWARLRVRLARAAALDARPQYARAALRAVVGDDLPAAIVLGDQCSSRLLSACGTQVLLELAGRTDSTPRLPAGTVLSALVVGRLDLAYN, from the exons taGAGAAAGAACTCAAATACTTCTGTGATTCGAATTTGGATTTGGTGTTGACTACAGGTGGAACAGGGTTGAGTTTTAGggatgtcactcctgaagcaACAAAAGCTGTTATACACAGAGAAGTTCCAGCTATTCCTATAGCCATTACAGTAGAAAGTTTGAAGAAAACACCTATGGCTATGTTGTCCAGATCTGTCTGTGGAGTCAGAGACAAGActttaattatcaattttcCTGGAAGCAAGAAGGCTGTGATAGAATGTTTTGAAGTGGTTCGCTCTGTGTTACCTCATGCTAtatctttaattaataatgagtTAGCAGAGGTGAGGACAATTCATGATTCTTTACAGTTTGGTCATTCATGTCCAAATTTAAGCTCAGTAGATGTTTCAAAAGTAGCTTTAAGGCCCCGCGAGTCACCGTTCCCTATGCTGGAGATGGCTGAAGCTTGGAAGATAGTGGATAGTGTGATGTCTCAATGGAAAGAGAGATTAGAAATAATACCAATAGAGGATGGTGTTGGCAGAGTAGTCGCTCAATCATTGCATGCTAAAGAGCCCATGCCACCATTTCCTGCTTCTATGAAAGATG GTTACGCGTGCATGAGTATGGACGGCGCAGGAGTGCGGCAGGTGCGCAGTGCGCTGGGCGCAGGTGACGCACCCACCGCGCCGCTGCTCTCGGGGCAGTGCGCACGCGTCAACACCGGCGCGGCGTTGCCTGCGGGCGCCGACTGCGTCGTACAG GTAGAAGACACGAGACTAGTATCGGCAACGGAGGACGGGCAAACTGAGTTAGAGGTGGAGATGTTGGTGGCGCCGACGCCGCAGCAAGACGTGCGGCCCGTCGGCTTTGATATACCGATGGGGACTGTGCTGGCTAATAAAG gaGACGTTCTTGACTCTGCTTTGATTGGACTTCTCGCTGGCGCTGGATATCAGAACGTTGCCGTTCGAGCTCACCCCAAG GTGGCGCTACTTTCCACTGGTAACGAACTACAAGAGCCATCTGAATCGAAACTTCGGCCGGCGCATATCCGCGACTCCAACAGGACTATGTTGAAGACTTTGCTcag AGAACACGGCTACGATAGCATTGATTGCGGCATCGCCCGCGACACTCCCGACGCGCTGGTGGCGGCCGTCTCCGAGGCGCTGCGGCGCGCGGACGTGCTGGTGTGTACTGGCGGAGTCTCCATGGGGGAGAGGGACCTGCTCAAACCTGTGCTGCTGAAG GACTTTGGTGCCACACTCCACTTCGGGCGCGTGCGCATGAAACCAGGCAAACCCACTACATTCGCCACCTGTCAGTTCGAGGGCAAGACCaagtatatttttgctttacctg GTAACCCAGTGTCAGCGTACGTGTGCAGCCTGGTGTTCGTGGTGCGCGCGCTGCGCGTGAGCGCGGGGCGCGCGGCGGAGTGGGCGCGCCTGCGCGTGCGGCTGGCGCGCGCTGCGGCGCTGGACGCGCGTCCGCAGTACGCGCGCGCCGCGCTGCGCGCCGTCGTCGGCGACGACCTGCCCGCCGCCATCGTGCTGGGCGACCAG TGCAGCAGTCGTTTGCTGAGCGCGTGCGGCACCCAAGTGCTGCTGGAGCTGGCGGGGCGCACGGACTCAACGCCGCGGCTGCCCGCCGGCACCGTCCTCTCCGCGCTCGTGGTCGGCCGCCTGGACCTGGCCTACAACTAG
- the CHOp24 gene encoding transmembrane emp24 domain-containing protein 2 translates to MKYSWQNSWLVAFVIAISFSTAKCYTITVDAHAEECFFEKVEANTKMGLTFEIAEGGFLDIDVTITAPDGSELYRGERESSGMYTFSAPTSGRYTYCFSNKMSTMTPKVVMFNLEMGDVPNKEEQKGSEVDHNKLEDMIKELASTLKIVKHEQEYMQVRDRIHRSINESTNSKVVLWSIFEAGVLLVMTLGQVYYLKRFFEVQRVV, encoded by the exons atgaAGTATTCTTGGCAAAACTCGTGGCTTGTGGCATTCGTAATTGCCATCTCATTTAGTACAGCCAAATGTTACACTATCACAGTCGACGCTCACGCTGAAGAGTGCTTTTTCGAAAAAGTAGAAGCAAATACTAAAATGG GTTTAACTTTCGAGATAGCAGAAGGTGGATTCCTAGACATAGACGTGACTATAACTGCTCCAGATGGTTCAGAACTATATCGTGGTGAGAGAGAATCATCCGGCATGTACACATTCTCGGCACCTACATCAGGACGATACACCTACTGCTTCAGCAATAAGATGTCTACTATGACACCAAAG GTGGTAATGTTCAACTTGGAGATGGGAGATGTTCCAAACAAGGAAGAGCAGAAAGGCAGTGAGGTGGACCACAACAAGCTGGAGGACATGATCAAGGAGCTAGCCTCCACTCTCAAGATAGTCAAGCATGAGCAGGAATATATGCAG GTCAGAGATCGCATCCATCGCTCAATCAATGAAAGCACAAACTCCAAAGTAGTCTTGTGGTCTATATTTGAGGCGGGAGTACTCCTTGTCATGACCCTGGGACAAGTGTACTATCTTAAGAGGTTTTTCGAAGTCCAACGTGTAGTGTAA
- the cin gene encoding gephyrin isoform X1 gives MLNMVKGVAIITVSDTCFKDNSKDASGPCLAELARELFPKANLHTIIIPDEKEIIEKELKYFCDSNLDLVLTTGGTGLSFRDVTPEATKAVIHREVPAIPIAITVESLKKTPMAMLSRSVCGVRDKTLIINFPGSKKAVIECFEVVRSVLPHAISLINNELAEVRTIHDSLQFGHSCPNLSSVDVSKVALRPRESPFPMLEMAEAWKIVDSVMSQWKERLEIIPIEDGVGRVVAQSLHAKEPMPPFPASMKDGYACMSMDGAGVRQVRSALGAGDAPTAPLLSGQCARVNTGAALPAGADCVVQVEDTRLVSATEDGQTELEVEMLVAPTPQQDVRPVGFDIPMGTVLANKGDVLDSALIGLLAGAGYQNVAVRAHPKVALLSTGNELQEPSESKLRPAHIRDSNRTMLKTLLREHGYDSIDCGIARDTPDALVAAVSEALRRADVLVCTGGVSMGERDLLKPVLLKDFGATLHFGRVRMKPGKPTTFATCQFEGKTKYIFALPGNPVSAYVCSLVFVVRALRVSAGRAAEWARLRVRLARAAALDARPQYARAALRAVVGDDLPAAIVLGDQCSSRLLSACGTQVLLELAGRTDSTPRLPAGTVLSALVVGRLDLAYN, from the exons taGAGAAAGAACTCAAATACTTCTGTGATTCGAATTTGGATTTGGTGTTGACTACAGGTGGAACAGGGTTGAGTTTTAGggatgtcactcctgaagcaACAAAAGCTGTTATACACAGAGAAGTTCCAGCTATTCCTATAGCCATTACAGTAGAAAGTTTGAAGAAAACACCTATGGCTATGTTGTCCAGATCTGTCTGTGGAGTCAGAGACAAGActttaattatcaattttcCTGGAAGCAAGAAGGCTGTGATAGAATGTTTTGAAGTGGTTCGCTCTGTGTTACCTCATGCTAtatctttaattaataatgagtTAGCAGAGGTGAGGACAATTCATGATTCTTTACAGTTTGGTCATTCATGTCCAAATTTAAGCTCAGTAGATGTTTCAAAAGTAGCTTTAAGGCCCCGCGAGTCACCGTTCCCTATGCTGGAGATGGCTGAAGCTTGGAAGATAGTGGATAGTGTGATGTCTCAATGGAAAGAGAGATTAGAAATAATACCAATAGAGGATGGTGTTGGCAGAGTAGTCGCTCAATCATTGCATGCTAAAGAGCCCATGCCACCATTTCCTGCTTCTATGAAAGATG GTTACGCGTGCATGAGTATGGACGGCGCAGGAGTGCGGCAGGTGCGCAGTGCGCTGGGCGCAGGTGACGCACCCACCGCGCCGCTGCTCTCGGGGCAGTGCGCACGCGTCAACACCGGCGCGGCGTTGCCTGCGGGCGCCGACTGCGTCGTACAG GTAGAAGACACGAGACTAGTATCGGCAACGGAGGACGGGCAAACTGAGTTAGAGGTGGAGATGTTGGTGGCGCCGACGCCGCAGCAAGACGTGCGGCCCGTCGGCTTTGATATACCGATGGGGACTGTGCTGGCTAATAAAG gaGACGTTCTTGACTCTGCTTTGATTGGACTTCTCGCTGGCGCTGGATATCAGAACGTTGCCGTTCGAGCTCACCCCAAG GTGGCGCTACTTTCCACTGGTAACGAACTACAAGAGCCATCTGAATCGAAACTTCGGCCGGCGCATATCCGCGACTCCAACAGGACTATGTTGAAGACTTTGCTcag AGAACACGGCTACGATAGCATTGATTGCGGCATCGCCCGCGACACTCCCGACGCGCTGGTGGCGGCCGTCTCCGAGGCGCTGCGGCGCGCGGACGTGCTGGTGTGTACTGGCGGAGTCTCCATGGGGGAGAGGGACCTGCTCAAACCTGTGCTGCTGAAG GACTTTGGTGCCACACTCCACTTCGGGCGCGTGCGCATGAAACCAGGCAAACCCACTACATTCGCCACCTGTCAGTTCGAGGGCAAGACCaagtatatttttgctttacctg GTAACCCAGTGTCAGCGTACGTGTGCAGCCTGGTGTTCGTGGTGCGCGCGCTGCGCGTGAGCGCGGGGCGCGCGGCGGAGTGGGCGCGCCTGCGCGTGCGGCTGGCGCGCGCTGCGGCGCTGGACGCGCGTCCGCAGTACGCGCGCGCCGCGCTGCGCGCCGTCGTCGGCGACGACCTGCCCGCCGCCATCGTGCTGGGCGACCAG TGCAGCAGTCGTTTGCTGAGCGCGTGCGGCACCCAAGTGCTGCTGGAGCTGGCGGGGCGCACGGACTCAACGCCGCGGCTGCCCGCCGGCACCGTCCTCTCCGCGCTCGTGGTCGGCCGCCTGGACCTGGCCTACAACTAG